TGAGGTTGGGTTCCAATATCTGGCTCGACTCATCGATGATGGCAAGCTTGAAGTGCTTCAGCGTAAAGATGAATGGCTTGGAGGTCATCATCGAAGTGGTGCCCACAATGACGCGCGTACCTATTATATATTGTTTGATGGCTTCCAGCTTCGGACAGTCGCTGATGGCCTTTTCTATCAGATATGGGCGGAATCGCTCGTCGCAGGAGTACTCGCTGCCAAGTCGAAGGAATGGGATGCCGGAATCTACCAGCATCTCGCAGATTTCATCCACGGCTCGGTTGGTATAGCTCATCAGGAGAATGGATGAGGCTGGTTGCTGATAGCCGCCTCTTGCCGTGGCGATGCTTTCCGCTGTAGGCAATCCCGTTCCGTCGTTCAGGGCTTCTTCTACCATGAACTTCAGGGCACGGCTGGTCTTTCCTGTTCCCGGAGGTCCCACGAGCAGGAAGTAATCCTGTGCCTGCTTGGCACGGAGGATGATATCGTCCAGAACATCGTCGTAATGTCTGGTCAACGATAGGGAAGTGTCTCTTTGTGGAGCACGCTGTCCCAGCAGCAGGTTGCGTTTGTCCTTGGGTGCACAGATAAACTGGTGCAGGTTGCGGATGCTTCCGCCCGTGCTGGCATCGCTCGTTCCGTGCTCAATGGCATACGGCAGGTTCATCTCGAAGATGTCGGCATTCTGCTGACCGTCGTTCAGATGCACCACAATCTCATCGCTGTGAATCTCCTGCAATACACCTTTATATAATATAGCCTTTCTCACGTCGGGTTCTTCCTTCAGCGTGTAGGTATAGAGATACACCATGTCGCCGATGCGGAAGTTGGGCAGGAAGTCCTTGCCCTGGTCGGGCACGCTCAGGGTGATGGTGTCGTATCCGCTTCCCTCGCAGCTCTGTTCCTTCCTGATGATGTGCAGGTCGGTGTAGATGTTGCCTGCATCCTTCTTTTCTGATAGAGGCATCGTCCAGAGGTCGGAGCTTGATGTGTTCGTACCTTCCTGTGCGCCCACCTTGCTGATCATCTGCTCTCTGAGCACAAAGGTCATCATGCGGCAGAAGTAGGCTTCCTCCAGTGGCGATAGGGCATGGAGTGGGTCGGTGATGGCGCTGAGCTGAGGCTTCAGGTACTTGTTGTAGAAGAAGTCCTGGGTGCCGGCTACATTGAGTACTTCGGGGGTAAACTCGTTCAGCGCATGCTCAAAGCCTTCCTTGGCTATCTCGAAGGAGGCGGCTACCAGCTGGTTTCTGTAGGTGATGGCTTCCTGGAAGAGCTTGCGGTAATAGGCTACCACCATCAGTCCGTCTTGCGGCTGATACTTGGAATAGAGCAGACGGATGTTTACCCGTTCGTTGCTCAGCTTGAAGTTATGCTGCAGCACGCCATAGTAGAGCAGAAGCTGCACATAGTGCGGCTCCAGCTGATAACTGTGATAGCTCGGGTCTGTCTGATGGGTCTCTATGTTCATGTTGCGTCCCGATTTCTGCTCCACCAGCAGTTTGCAGTCGGTGGTCATCAGGTCCACACGTCCCTGGATGCCGAGTGCTTCGCAGACGAACGAAGGTTCGAGGATGGCTTTCTTCCTGTCGTAGAACTCCTCGCCCCGGAATGCTGTCATCTGTGCCTGCGATGCGGTGCGTGGGAAGAGAATATCCACCACCTGCTGCAGATTGAATGCCTGCAGACTGGCATCGGTATAGAACTTCTTGGCATCAAACCAGGGACAGGTGCAGAACTCCAGGGCTTTCTCCCTGAAATTGGTCTTCACCGTCTCGTTCATCTGGTATTTTCCGTGCGTGTTGATGATGTCGTCCAGTGCTGCTCCGGCAAAGTTACCCAGCAGGGTGGCCTGGGTGTTGGCTCTAGGCTTCATCAGGTTGAGAAGATAGAGCAAAGGATGGTGGCCGAAAGCCGTGAAGCAGCTGGCGATGCTACTGATATCTACCAGATAGTCGGGCTCTACCACGACGAGTCGGGGAGTGATGATGGGTTGCTTCACCTGACAGTCGAGCAGGTTGAGCTGCATGCCTTCCTTCAGAAGGTCCCAAAGATAGGTGTGGTCGATATGGTTCTCCTCGTCCTTCAGTCTCACCAGGTATTCCTCCTCGTCGGCATCCTGGTCTATATCCACACGGATAAAGTCGCTGTCCCAGTTCTTCACGATGCAGCGGATGCGGCGGTTGTTGATTTCCAGTCCCTTCTGGTAGGGGCGGTTGGTATGTGGGATGAGCACGTTCAGTTCGTGGGGCACATCCACTCCGAACACGGCAGAGATGAAGATGGCGAGGGCACGTGCATCATACTTGAGGTCTTCGCCCGACAGGGGTTCCTGCGAGTTGCTGTGTCGGCGCATGGTCTGTATGGCAATCTTGTCTGCCACCTTGATGCCGCGTGCCTTACAGAGATAATCCACCTGGGAGAAGAGGTTACCGAAAGCCTGTTTGGTATCCTTCACTCCTTCGTGGCAGCAGAGGATGAGCGTGTCGTGCATCATCTTGTTGCGTGTCTTCGGCTCCAGTTCGGGGAGTATCAAAAGTTCTCTTACCCTAAGGAAGAGTTCTGCGGCGCTGATATTGTTTTGATTCATAGGCTACAAAGTTACGAAAATTATAACTACTCTTATAATAAAGGTATTTATAATTATTGATAATTAACTGTTGAATGGGAATGCGTTTTTAAGGGAATTTAGGGTGTTCGTGCAAAAAAATGTAGTAAAGTGTCGAATATTCGTGCGAAAAAGTGTATCTTTGCAGCAAAAGTTCGTGCAAAAAAATGTAGTACTCTATTTTAATAACCGATATTAAAGAATAAGAATTATGACAAAAGAAGAATTGATGCATAGAGCCATTGAGCTCTCAAAGAATAGTGTTAAGACCGGTGGCGGTCCTTTTGGTGCTGTCATTGCCAAGGATGGTATCATCATTGCTGAGGCTTCCAACAGCGTAACCATCGATCTCGACCCTACGGCACATGCCGAGGTGAACTGTGTGCGCCAGGCTTGTTTCAAGCTGAAGACCTTCAATCTGGAGTGCTGCGAGATTTATACCTCTTGCGAACCATGCCCGATGTGTCTGGGTGCTATCTACTGGGCACATCTCGACCGTATCTATTATGCCAACGACCGAAAGGATGCGGCAAAGATTGGTTTCGACGATGAGTTTATCTACGAGGAGATTGACCGCAAGATAGAAGACCGCCACAAGCCGATGATTGCCTTGATGCGTGATGAGGCGCTGGGTGCCTTCCGCATGTGGGAGGAAAATTCAGAAAAAACGGAGTATTAGTAAATTCTCTAATTATTTATAACAATAATGGAACAGTCAATAGAAAATCTCTACAAGCTTGACGGTAGAGTGCCCGTCGGTAAAGCACTCCCATTTGGTCTTCAACATGTGTTGGCGATGTTCGTAAGTAACATTGCGCCAATTATGATTCTTGCTGGTGCAGTAGGATTGGATAGTCCGACGAGTGCTGTGCTCATCCAGAATTGTATGGTTATCGCCGGTATCGGTACCTTGGTGCAGCTTTATCCGGTATGGCGAATCGGTTCACGCCTTCCTATCGTGATGGGTATCTCCTTCACCTTCCTTTCGCTTGCCATCGCCATCGCCGGTGCTCATGGCATGGGTACCCTGGTGGGTGCCGTCATCATTGGTGGTCTGGTAGAAGGAACACTCGGACTTTTCGCCAAGTATTGGATCAAGTTGATTCCTCCTGTGGTTGCTGCTACGGTGGTAACAGCCATCGGTTTCTCGCTCCTTCCTGTGGGTGCCAACTCTTTTGCAGGTGGTCAGGGTGCAGCAGATTTCGGCAGCATGAACAATTGGGTTGTGGGCACGGTTACCTTGCTTGCCTGTCTTCTCTGTCAGATTTTTGCCAAGGGTTTCCTCCGCTCTCTTTCTGTATTGGTAGGATTGCTGGTGGGTTATGTGCTGGCGCTCTTCGTGGGAATGATAGATTATAGTGGACTTTCTGGTCTTTCCATCGTTTCGTTGCCAAAGCTCCTGCCATTCACCCCAGAGTTCAATATCGGTGCCATTCTTTCGGTGGTAGCCGTATATCTGGTGTCTGCCACAGAGACCATTGGTGATACTTCGGCTCTCTGCAACAGTGCCTTGAAGCGTGATCCTAGCACCAAGGAGATGGGCTCAGCTGTATGCTGCGATGGTTTCGTAAGTACCTTCTCGGGTCTTTTCGGTTGTACTCCTATCACATCGTTCAGCCAGAATGTAGGTTTGGCAGCCATGTCGGGTGTGGTAAACCGCTTCACCATTGCGTTGGGTGCCATCATCATGATTATCGGTGGTGTATTCCCTGCTATCGGTTATGTATTGACCACCATTCCTCAGGCTGTATTGGGTGGCTGCACCATCATGATGTTCGGTAGCATCCTCTTTGCCGGTTTCGGCATGATGGCTCGCACGGGCTTTTCTCAGCGCAACATGGTCATCGTGAGCCTTTCGCTTAGCGTAGGTCTCGGCTTCACATCAGCCACGGGCATGTTCAACATCTTCCCAGAGATTGTCCGCACCGTATTCGCCGATAACTGTGTAGCCGTAGTCTTCCTGCTCGCCGTTATCCTGAACCTCGTGTTGCCAAAGAACATGGATAAAGCATAAGAATCAAAGGAATTTATAGTTAAAAAAGGTGCAACTCACAAGTCAGAATGTGAGTTGCACCTTTTTTGCTATAAACTGTTAACTATAAACTATCCACTAAATCACTGTCCTCCCAGTCTTTCGAAGAAGGTGATGATTTCTTCGAAGGTCTTGAATTCATCGCTGCCGTATTCTATCGCCGTACCCATGAAACCATTGCATGGGCGAGGATCGATGAAGTAATCGCCGTAGAGCAGGTTCTTCTGGTTGCAGAAGATGATGTGGTCGTAGGCTGGGGTAGAGAGATATTCCTCCACCCAGGTCTGTACCTTCGCCATGTATTCATGGTCGTTGGTAGGTGCAGGGGCTACGATATATACATTGTAATGCTCTATCAGCATCTCGTAAGCTTTGTGCATGCTGCTGGTTGCCTTCATGTAACTGTCGTGCAGGGCATCGAAGTCGATGTATACGATAGGACGCTCCTTGCCGTTCTGCTTGTCGTCTATCCATCGGATTACCGGACAGAGATAGTGGAATGCCACCTTGTCGATGAGTCGGTGCTCGCCATGGAATGGGATGGCGAGCGGATAGTGCTCGTGGAAGAGGTCGAAGGTGTGAACCACCGGGTCTTCATCGCCGAAGAGACCATAAACTCGTGCCTGCTCCTCAGGGGTGATGTCCTGGAAGCAACGCTCGGTAAAGTCACGGTATTCCTTGATGAGACCCTTGGTAACCATCAGTTCGTTCACTCCGTCCTTTCTCGGGTTCTGGAATTCCTGCTTGCCGGTCATGCTGCTCATCGTATTGCCCATCTCGAAGGCTGGGTTTACGAGAATGCGGTCGTAGCCTTTCAGCATCTCGGTGTACATACCACCCATTGAGGTGCCGATGATGAGGTCGGGCTTCTCCGTCTCCGCCATCTTCTGCAGCATCTCTATGGCCTCTTCCGGATGTACCGGGATGTCTTCAGCCACGAGGGTGGCATTCGGCATCAGTTCCTGCAACATCTTCACGGTGCCGCTCTGACCAGAAGAGAGGAAACCGTGAACATACATGATTTTCTTGCCCGACATGAGGTCGGGGAATTGCTTGATATATGGATTCATATTCTTATAGTTTAATAGGGGGTATCATATCATGCTCCCTGAACATCTTATTCATTTCTGCTGCAAAATTACGCTAAATTGCAGACAAAACAAAATTATTGGGCGATAAACTTTCCTGTTTCCGAAAAAAGTAGTAATTTTGCACCCAATAACCATATTAAAGTTCAAGTCATAATGGATTTACTGAAAGAAAGAATTATGAAGGAAGGCCGCTGCTTTCCTGGTGGAATCTTAAAAGTAGACAGCTTTGTAAACCATCAGATGGACCCTATTCTGATGATGGACTTAGCTAAGGAATTCGTGCGCCTTTTCAAGGACATCAATTACAACAAGATTGTTACTATCGAGGCTTCGGGCATCGCTCCTGCCATCATGGTGGGTTATCTGACCAATCTCCCTGTTGTCTTCGTCAAGAAAAAGCAGCCTAAGACCATGGAGGGTATGATTACCTCGGTGGTTCACTCTTTTACCAAAGACCGTGACTATACGGTATGTGTAAGCAACAGCTACCTGACTCCTGAAGACCGTGTTATCTTCATCGACGACTTCCTCGCCAACGGTAACGCTTCCAAGGGTGTGATGGATCTCTGCGAGAAGGCTGGTGCCAAGATTGAGGCGATGGGCTTCATCATCGAGAAGGCATTCCAGCATGGTGGTGATTTCCTGCGCAAGGAAGGTATCCGTTATGAGGCACTCGCTACAGTAGAGAGCCTGGATGACTGCAAGATTGTATTGAAATAAATAAGAATTATAGTAGAACATATCCCGCTAGGCATCCCGGCGGATTTGTGTGTTTGAAGAAAAGATATTTTTTCCCTTAAGGCTAAATATTTTTAGCCTTAAGGGAAAATAAATTTAGCCTTAAGGCTAAATATATGAGGATGTATCTTCTTGATAAGA
The Segatella copri DNA segment above includes these coding regions:
- a CDS encoding DEAD/DEAH box helicase; amino-acid sequence: MNQNNISAAELFLRVRELLILPELEPKTRNKMMHDTLILCCHEGVKDTKQAFGNLFSQVDYLCKARGIKVADKIAIQTMRRHSNSQEPLSGEDLKYDARALAIFISAVFGVDVPHELNVLIPHTNRPYQKGLEINNRRIRCIVKNWDSDFIRVDIDQDADEEEYLVRLKDEENHIDHTYLWDLLKEGMQLNLLDCQVKQPIITPRLVVVEPDYLVDISSIASCFTAFGHHPLLYLLNLMKPRANTQATLLGNFAGAALDDIINTHGKYQMNETVKTNFREKALEFCTCPWFDAKKFYTDASLQAFNLQQVVDILFPRTASQAQMTAFRGEEFYDRKKAILEPSFVCEALGIQGRVDLMTTDCKLLVEQKSGRNMNIETHQTDPSYHSYQLEPHYVQLLLYYGVLQHNFKLSNERVNIRLLYSKYQPQDGLMVVAYYRKLFQEAITYRNQLVAASFEIAKEGFEHALNEFTPEVLNVAGTQDFFYNKYLKPQLSAITDPLHALSPLEEAYFCRMMTFVLREQMISKVGAQEGTNTSSSDLWTMPLSEKKDAGNIYTDLHIIRKEQSCEGSGYDTITLSVPDQGKDFLPNFRIGDMVYLYTYTLKEEPDVRKAILYKGVLQEIHSDEIVVHLNDGQQNADIFEMNLPYAIEHGTSDASTGGSIRNLHQFICAPKDKRNLLLGQRAPQRDTSLSLTRHYDDVLDDIILRAKQAQDYFLLVGPPGTGKTSRALKFMVEEALNDGTGLPTAESIATARGGYQQPASSILLMSYTNRAVDEICEMLVDSGIPFLRLGSEYSCDERFRPYLIEKAISDCPKLEAIKQYIIGTRVIVGTTSMMTSKPFIFTLKHFKLAIIDESSQILEPNLIGLLSAVDKFILIGDYKQLPAVVQQSEKDSGIPTINDSQKGGVIDMSILQDICLTNCRNSLFERLIRWEDHEERSEFIGILRRQGRMHPEIAEFPNRMFYRREKLEPVPCPHQLETELSYTLPSLDATDDLLKNHRMIFLPSQFCKEPNVSDKINANEAEIVVDMLRRIHRFYGDRFDAQKTVGVIVPYRNQIAMVRKGIEKLGIPELEKISIDTVERYQGSQRDVIIYSFTIQNIWQLDFLAGNSFVEDGAIIDRKLNVAITRARKQMIMTGNPEILRNNQIFNQLMDYVKEKGGYFQNFTEKVW
- a CDS encoding nucleoside deaminase; protein product: MTKEELMHRAIELSKNSVKTGGGPFGAVIAKDGIIIAEASNSVTIDLDPTAHAEVNCVRQACFKLKTFNLECCEIYTSCEPCPMCLGAIYWAHLDRIYYANDRKDAAKIGFDDEFIYEEIDRKIEDRHKPMIALMRDEALGAFRMWEENSEKTEY
- a CDS encoding nucleobase:cation symporter-2 family protein, whose amino-acid sequence is MEQSIENLYKLDGRVPVGKALPFGLQHVLAMFVSNIAPIMILAGAVGLDSPTSAVLIQNCMVIAGIGTLVQLYPVWRIGSRLPIVMGISFTFLSLAIAIAGAHGMGTLVGAVIIGGLVEGTLGLFAKYWIKLIPPVVAATVVTAIGFSLLPVGANSFAGGQGAADFGSMNNWVVGTVTLLACLLCQIFAKGFLRSLSVLVGLLVGYVLALFVGMIDYSGLSGLSIVSLPKLLPFTPEFNIGAILSVVAVYLVSATETIGDTSALCNSALKRDPSTKEMGSAVCCDGFVSTFSGLFGCTPITSFSQNVGLAAMSGVVNRFTIALGAIIMIIGGVFPAIGYVLTTIPQAVLGGCTIMMFGSILFAGFGMMARTGFSQRNMVIVSLSLSVGLGFTSATGMFNIFPEIVRTVFADNCVAVVFLLAVILNLVLPKNMDKA
- a CDS encoding YqiA/YcfP family alpha/beta fold hydrolase, which codes for MNPYIKQFPDLMSGKKIMYVHGFLSSGQSGTVKMLQELMPNATLVAEDIPVHPEEAIEMLQKMAETEKPDLIIGTSMGGMYTEMLKGYDRILVNPAFEMGNTMSSMTGKQEFQNPRKDGVNELMVTKGLIKEYRDFTERCFQDITPEEQARVYGLFGDEDPVVHTFDLFHEHYPLAIPFHGEHRLIDKVAFHYLCPVIRWIDDKQNGKERPIVYIDFDALHDSYMKATSSMHKAYEMLIEHYNVYIVAPAPTNDHEYMAKVQTWVEEYLSTPAYDHIIFCNQKNLLYGDYFIDPRPCNGFMGTAIEYGSDEFKTFEEIITFFERLGGQ
- the xpt gene encoding xanthine phosphoribosyltransferase gives rise to the protein MDLLKERIMKEGRCFPGGILKVDSFVNHQMDPILMMDLAKEFVRLFKDINYNKIVTIEASGIAPAIMVGYLTNLPVVFVKKKQPKTMEGMITSVVHSFTKDRDYTVCVSNSYLTPEDRVIFIDDFLANGNASKGVMDLCEKAGAKIEAMGFIIEKAFQHGGDFLRKEGIRYEALATVESLDDCKIVLK